One window from the genome of Pedococcus badiiscoriae encodes:
- a CDS encoding RNA polymerase sigma factor — protein sequence MGAQSAEAEFDAFYRDTARRVVQLVYGFTGDLTVAQDSTQEAYARAWQQWATVRHHDDPLAWVRTVARRVAISGWRKKTSQSRAHERHGAHDTTAPPTEDRVAVVAALRTLPEPVREAVTLHYIGDLSIDQIAHETNTPAGTIKARLHRGRAQLALALRHEENPHG from the coding sequence ATGGGCGCGCAGTCCGCCGAGGCGGAGTTCGACGCGTTCTACCGCGACACCGCCCGGCGGGTCGTGCAGCTCGTCTATGGCTTCACCGGCGATCTCACCGTGGCCCAGGACTCGACCCAGGAGGCCTACGCCCGCGCTTGGCAGCAGTGGGCGACGGTCCGCCACCACGACGACCCGCTCGCCTGGGTGCGCACCGTCGCCCGCCGGGTCGCCATCTCCGGCTGGCGCAAGAAGACCAGCCAGTCCCGCGCGCACGAGCGCCACGGCGCCCACGACACCACGGCGCCACCCACCGAGGACCGGGTCGCCGTGGTGGCGGCCCTGCGCACCCTTCCCGAGCCTGTGCGTGAGGCCGTGACCCTGCACTACATCGGCGACCTGAGCATCGACCAGATCGCCCACGAGACCAACACCCCCGCAGGCACCATCAAGGCGCGCCTGCACCGGGGTCGCGCGCAGCTCGCGCTGGCCCTGCGGCACGAGGAGAACCCCCATGGCTGA
- a CDS encoding DUF6350 family protein, with amino-acid sequence MTVMEMLRGGTVSTDGGPGLVEHRRAMLAGALAAAGSASVFVLPALLVWVAAPESTVSWTSSLGVGASLWLLACGAHLSVGIAQVTVVPLLALAVNVAIGSWAAMRAARETAEARTIRLVGDTVHRPLALALGAWTAGYAACALLWVLIAFLAGPSPVVWTLVLPVLGVPALSAAIALARLVTRRPELAGPGLGRPRWLPDAVRRALRPGLEGAGALLGAAMVLCVLFVVLHFDRVSHLQGELAPGFIGGVVLTLGQLAVLPNLALWAVSFVAGTGFSAVQGASATWTGSRTSLLPMVPVFGALPQPGAFPGVLPVVVLLPVAVGALVGWRSLRAVARLSTERTKLTVAGAAVLVAAGTLGLLDMLGGSSLGVARLSHIGAPAGLMTLALLVELGIGASLVLAWDRWKLRR; translated from the coding sequence ATGACTGTGATGGAAATGCTGCGTGGGGGAACCGTGTCGACCGACGGCGGGCCCGGCCTCGTCGAGCACCGGCGGGCCATGCTGGCTGGAGCGTTGGCGGCCGCCGGCTCCGCCTCGGTGTTCGTCCTGCCGGCCCTTCTGGTCTGGGTGGCCGCGCCGGAGAGCACCGTGTCCTGGACCAGCTCGCTGGGGGTCGGGGCCAGCCTGTGGCTGCTCGCCTGCGGTGCCCACCTGAGCGTGGGCATCGCCCAGGTCACCGTGGTCCCGCTGCTCGCCCTCGCGGTCAACGTCGCCATCGGATCGTGGGCCGCGATGCGTGCCGCGCGCGAGACCGCCGAGGCGCGCACCATCCGTCTCGTCGGGGACACCGTGCACCGACCGCTAGCCCTCGCGCTGGGCGCCTGGACCGCCGGGTATGCCGCGTGCGCGCTGCTGTGGGTGCTCATCGCCTTCCTGGCGGGTCCGAGTCCCGTCGTGTGGACGCTGGTCCTGCCCGTGCTGGGGGTTCCGGCCCTGTCGGCCGCCATCGCCCTGGCCAGGCTCGTCACGCGGCGTCCCGAGCTGGCCGGACCCGGCCTCGGTCGACCGCGATGGTTGCCCGACGCGGTCCGACGTGCCCTGCGGCCGGGTCTGGAGGGGGCCGGCGCCCTGCTCGGTGCGGCCATGGTGCTGTGCGTGCTGTTCGTCGTGCTGCACTTCGACCGGGTGAGCCACCTCCAGGGCGAGCTGGCTCCCGGGTTCATCGGTGGCGTGGTCCTGACCCTCGGCCAGCTCGCCGTGCTGCCGAACCTGGCCTTGTGGGCGGTGTCGTTCGTCGCCGGGACCGGGTTCTCCGCCGTGCAGGGCGCGTCGGCGACCTGGACCGGCAGCCGCACCTCGCTGCTGCCGATGGTTCCGGTCTTCGGTGCACTGCCCCAGCCGGGCGCCTTCCCGGGGGTGCTGCCCGTCGTGGTGCTGCTGCCGGTCGCGGTCGGCGCCCTCGTCGGATGGCGGTCGCTGCGTGCGGTCGCGCGGCTGTCGACCGAACGCACCAAGCTGACGGTCGCCGGCGCGGCCGTGCTCGTGGCGGCCGGGACCCTGGGCCTGCTGGACATGCTGGGCGGCAGCTCGCTGGGGGTCGCGCGGCTGTCCCACATCGGGGCGCCTGCGGGCCTCATGACGCTGGCCCTGCTCGTCGAGCTCGGCATCGGGGCCTCGCTGGTCCTGGCCTGGGACCGCTGGAAGCTCCGCCGCTGA
- the purN gene encoding phosphoribosylglycinamide formyltransferase, protein MTSPEPTGIVVLVSGSGTNLQALIDAAADPAYGVRILAVGADRAGIEGLRRAEAAGIPTLVCRVEDFASRADWDAAFAELIGEHDPAFVVSAGFMKLLGPAVLGRWTVVNTHPALLPAFPGAHAVRDALAAGAAQTGCTVHVVDAGVDTGPVLAQATVDVAGDDTEDTLHERIKAVEHPLLVQIVGRAAREGITVSEGKASIP, encoded by the coding sequence GTGACTTCGCCTGAGCCCACCGGGATCGTCGTCCTGGTCTCCGGGTCCGGCACCAACCTCCAGGCCCTCATCGACGCCGCAGCCGATCCTGCCTACGGAGTGCGGATCCTCGCCGTGGGCGCGGACCGCGCGGGCATCGAGGGTCTGCGTCGTGCGGAGGCTGCGGGCATCCCCACCCTCGTGTGCCGGGTCGAGGACTTCGCCTCGCGCGCCGACTGGGATGCCGCGTTCGCCGAGCTGATCGGCGAGCACGACCCTGCGTTCGTGGTGTCGGCCGGCTTCATGAAGCTGCTCGGCCCAGCGGTCCTCGGTCGCTGGACCGTGGTCAACACCCACCCGGCCCTGCTGCCCGCGTTCCCCGGCGCCCACGCGGTCCGCGACGCGCTCGCCGCCGGGGCCGCGCAGACGGGGTGCACCGTGCACGTCGTCGACGCCGGGGTGGACACCGGACCAGTGCTCGCCCAGGCCACGGTGGACGTGGCTGGGGACGACACCGAGGACACCCTGCACGAGCGCATCAAAGCTGTCGAGCACCCGCTGCTCGTCCAGATCGTGGGCCGCGCAGCCCGCGAAGGAATCACCGTCTCCGAGGGGAAGGCCAGCATCCCGTGA
- the purH gene encoding bifunctional phosphoribosylaminoimidazolecarboxamide formyltransferase/IMP cyclohydrolase — MQRRPIRRALVSVYDKTGLEQLARGLHEAGVAIVSTGGSAALIEGLGLPVTKVEDLTGFPECLEGRVKTLHPRVHAGILADTRKADHLAQLAELEVEPFELVVVNLYPFRETVASGASPDEVIEQIDIGGPSMVRAAAKNHPSVAVITDPAAYPAVLSAVAAGGFSLTERKRLAAQAFVHTADYDTAVANWMGNTYADTSDGTGFPAWTGATFQRANVLRYGENPHQPAALYTHWRPGVASAEQLHGKEMSYNNYIDTDAAVRAAHDHGDQPTVAIIKHANPCGIAVGANVEEAYAAAHACDPVSAYGGIIATNVPVTKAMALAANETFSEVIAAPSFDADALEVLREKKNRRLLQLPADLAAHRDPIETRPISGGLLVQVPDRIDAVVEGSAPGGDDASHWRLVAGAAADKATLADLQFAWRAVRAVKSNAILLAKDGGSVGIGMGQVNRVDSCHLAVSRANTDGADRARGAVAASDAFFPFADGLQVLLDAGVRAVVAPGGSVRDEEVVAAAEAAGVTMYFTGTRHFSH, encoded by the coding sequence CTGCAGCGGCGCCCGATCCGCCGGGCACTGGTCTCCGTGTACGACAAGACGGGGCTGGAGCAGCTGGCGCGGGGACTGCACGAGGCCGGCGTCGCCATCGTGTCGACCGGCGGGTCGGCGGCCCTCATCGAGGGTCTCGGCCTCCCGGTCACCAAGGTCGAGGACCTGACCGGCTTCCCCGAGTGCCTCGAGGGCCGCGTCAAGACCCTGCACCCGCGCGTGCACGCGGGCATCCTGGCCGACACCCGCAAGGCCGACCACCTCGCCCAGCTCGCCGAGCTCGAGGTCGAGCCGTTCGAGCTCGTCGTCGTGAACCTCTACCCCTTCCGCGAGACCGTCGCCTCCGGGGCCAGCCCCGACGAGGTCATCGAGCAGATCGACATCGGCGGACCCTCCATGGTCCGGGCCGCAGCCAAGAACCACCCGAGCGTCGCGGTCATCACCGACCCCGCGGCATACCCGGCGGTGTTGTCGGCCGTCGCGGCCGGCGGGTTCTCCCTGACGGAGCGCAAGCGGCTGGCCGCGCAGGCCTTCGTGCACACCGCGGACTACGACACCGCGGTGGCCAACTGGATGGGCAACACGTACGCGGACACCAGCGACGGCACCGGTTTCCCGGCGTGGACGGGTGCGACGTTCCAGCGCGCCAACGTGCTGCGCTACGGGGAGAACCCGCACCAGCCGGCAGCCCTCTACACGCACTGGCGGCCCGGGGTTGCCTCGGCGGAGCAGCTGCACGGCAAGGAGATGTCCTACAACAACTACATCGACACCGATGCCGCCGTCCGCGCTGCCCACGACCACGGCGACCAGCCGACCGTGGCGATCATCAAGCACGCCAACCCGTGCGGCATCGCCGTGGGCGCCAATGTCGAGGAGGCGTATGCCGCGGCGCACGCCTGCGACCCCGTGTCCGCCTACGGCGGCATCATCGCGACCAACGTCCCGGTGACCAAGGCGATGGCGCTGGCCGCGAACGAGACCTTCAGCGAGGTGATCGCCGCTCCGTCCTTCGACGCTGACGCCCTGGAGGTGTTGCGGGAGAAGAAGAACCGTCGCCTGCTGCAGCTCCCCGCCGACCTGGCAGCGCACCGCGACCCCATCGAGACCCGCCCCATCAGTGGTGGCCTGCTGGTGCAGGTCCCCGACCGGATCGACGCCGTCGTCGAGGGTTCGGCGCCGGGCGGTGACGACGCCTCGCACTGGCGGCTCGTGGCCGGCGCGGCCGCGGACAAGGCGACGCTGGCCGACCTGCAGTTCGCGTGGCGGGCGGTGCGTGCAGTGAAGTCCAACGCGATCCTGCTCGCCAAGGACGGCGGTTCGGTCGGCATCGGCATGGGTCAGGTCAACCGGGTGGACTCGTGCCACCTGGCGGTCTCACGTGCGAACACCGACGGCGCCGACCGGGCGCGGGGTGCGGTGGCGGCTTCGGACGCGTTCTTCCCGTTCGCCGACGGGCTGCAGGTGCTGCTCGACGCGGGCGTGCGAGCGGTCGTCGCTCCCGGCGGGTCGGTGCGCGACGAGGAGGTCGTCGCCGCGGCCGAGGCTGCCGGCGTGACGATGTACTTCACCGGCACCCGCCACTTCAGTCACTAG
- a CDS encoding ring-opening amidohydrolase, which translates to MPEPIEVRKVPIHSVSDASELAKLIDDGVMEASRVIAIIGKTEGNGGVNDYTRIIADRAFREVLVAKGAPAEQVKQVPIVWSGGTDGIISPHATIFATVPADQAEQSDEARLTVGFAMSEPILPEEIGYTGMISKVADAVKVAMERAGITDPADVHYVQTKTPLLTIHTIRDAESRGKSVWTHHTHESMDLSNGTTGLGIAVALGEIEMPTNEDVMNNRSLFSAVASCSSGVELDQAQVVVVGNAKGIGGRYRIGHSVMRDALDADGIWAAIKDAGLDLPERPHTSDIQGRLVNVFLKCEVSQDGAVRGRRNAMLDDSDVHWHRQIKSAVGGVTASVTGDPAVFVSVSAAHQGPDGGGPVAAIVDLGSGEPTGYRAPTT; encoded by the coding sequence GTGCCCGAGCCCATTGAGGTCCGCAAGGTCCCGATCCACAGCGTGTCCGACGCGAGCGAGCTGGCCAAGCTCATCGACGACGGGGTGATGGAGGCGAGCCGCGTCATCGCCATCATCGGCAAGACCGAGGGCAACGGCGGGGTCAACGACTACACCCGGATCATCGCCGACCGTGCGTTCCGGGAGGTGCTGGTCGCCAAGGGCGCTCCCGCCGAGCAGGTGAAGCAGGTGCCCATCGTCTGGTCCGGCGGCACCGACGGGATCATCAGCCCGCACGCGACGATTTTCGCCACCGTCCCGGCCGACCAGGCGGAGCAGTCCGACGAGGCCCGCCTGACGGTCGGGTTCGCGATGAGCGAGCCGATCCTGCCCGAGGAGATCGGCTACACCGGCATGATCAGCAAGGTCGCCGATGCGGTGAAGGTCGCGATGGAGCGTGCGGGGATCACCGACCCGGCCGACGTGCACTACGTGCAGACCAAGACCCCACTGCTGACCATCCACACGATCCGTGACGCCGAGTCGCGCGGCAAGTCCGTCTGGACCCACCACACCCACGAGTCGATGGACCTCTCGAACGGCACCACCGGCCTCGGCATCGCCGTCGCCCTTGGCGAGATCGAGATGCCGACGAACGAGGACGTGATGAACAACCGCTCGCTCTTCTCCGCGGTCGCGTCCTGCTCGTCGGGTGTCGAGCTCGACCAGGCGCAGGTCGTGGTCGTCGGCAACGCCAAGGGCATCGGCGGTCGCTACCGCATCGGCCACTCCGTGATGCGCGACGCGCTGGACGCCGACGGGATCTGGGCGGCCATCAAGGACGCCGGACTCGACCTGCCCGAGCGCCCGCACACCAGCGACATCCAGGGCCGGCTCGTCAACGTGTTCCTCAAGTGCGAGGTCAGCCAGGACGGGGCCGTGCGAGGTCGGCGCAACGCCATGCTGGACGACTCGGACGTGCACTGGCACCGGCAGATCAAGTCGGCCGTGGGCGGGGTCACCGCCTCCGTGACCGGCGACCCGGCGGTGTTCGTCTCGGTGTCGGCGGCCCACCAGGGGCCCGACGGCGGTGGCCCGGTGGCCGCGATCGTCGACCTCGGCTCAGGTGAGCCGACCGGGTACCGCGCGCCGACCACCTGA
- a CDS encoding carbamate kinase: protein MRVLIALGGNAMTGPDGSATPQAQREAIGRAMAHVATVVAAGHEVVLTHGNGPQVGNLLVKNELAAQVVPPVPLDWCGAQTQGTIGFTILDTLEPALATLGQSHPVAALVTRTLVDPDDPGFATPTKPIGRFLPYDQARPLIEHGETWEDRGEKGWRRVVASPEPVEVLETHTLLTLLGAGYVVVAAGGGGIPVVRDADGTVRGVEAVIDKDLTAAVLARAIGADALVIATDVENAVLDFGTPRARPVGRVTLAEMEAYAADGQFASGSMGPKVEAALRFVREGHGRSVITALDRIADALGGEVGTVVTAPHTESSTTAQSSGR from the coding sequence ATGCGGGTCCTGATCGCGCTCGGCGGCAACGCCATGACCGGTCCTGACGGCAGCGCCACCCCCCAGGCCCAGCGAGAGGCCATCGGGCGGGCCATGGCTCACGTCGCCACTGTCGTCGCGGCCGGCCACGAGGTCGTGCTCACCCACGGCAACGGTCCGCAGGTCGGCAACCTGCTGGTCAAGAACGAGCTCGCCGCGCAGGTCGTCCCGCCGGTGCCGCTCGACTGGTGCGGGGCCCAGACGCAGGGAACGATCGGCTTCACCATCCTCGACACCCTCGAGCCCGCCCTCGCGACGCTCGGGCAGTCCCACCCGGTCGCGGCACTCGTGACCCGCACGCTGGTGGATCCGGACGACCCCGGGTTCGCCACGCCGACCAAGCCGATCGGCCGGTTCCTGCCCTACGACCAGGCCCGACCGCTCATCGAGCACGGCGAGACCTGGGAGGACCGCGGCGAGAAGGGATGGCGCCGCGTCGTGGCCTCCCCCGAGCCGGTCGAGGTCCTCGAGACCCACACCCTGCTCACCCTGCTGGGCGCCGGCTACGTCGTCGTCGCCGCGGGTGGCGGCGGGATCCCTGTGGTCCGTGACGCCGACGGCACCGTCCGCGGCGTCGAGGCGGTCATCGACAAGGACCTCACCGCCGCCGTGCTCGCCCGCGCCATCGGCGCCGACGCACTCGTCATCGCCACCGACGTGGAGAACGCGGTGCTCGACTTCGGGACCCCCCGGGCCCGACCGGTCGGCCGCGTGACGCTCGCCGAGATGGAGGCGTATGCCGCGGACGGCCAGTTCGCCTCGGGGTCGATGGGGCCCAAGGTCGAGGCCGCCCTGAGGTTCGTGCGCGAGGGCCACGGGCGCAGCGTCATCACGGCCCTCGACCGCATCGCCGACGCCCTCGGCGGCGAGGTGGGCACCGTGGTGACTGCGCCGCACACCGAATCGTCAACAACCGCACAGTCGTCAGGAAGGTAA
- a CDS encoding acetyl-coenzyme A carboxylase carboxyl transferase subunits beta/alpha: MSVPAKRARRLGGLELATVVLDPDSWVSWDGPVRDVAPEGSAYAAELAAARERSGADEAIITGEGRIRGRRVALIAGEFRFLAGSIGSTAAERVVLAFERARREELPLFAAPSSGGTRMQEGTPAFVGMVKISAACAEFKEAGLPYLVYLRHPTTGGVFASWGSLGHVTVAEPGAMIGFLGARVYEALYDHPFPEGVQTAENLFDHGLIDAILPVEALAEVADRALTVLTGPRQDLPDVPEVPKEQLPDTPAWESITRSRRTDRPGVRALLRLGATDVLPLHGTGQGEYDPGMLMALARFGGAPCIVLGQDRDRQTFDEPLSPKGLRVARRGMKLAHELKLPLVSIIDTAGAALSKEAEEGGMAGEIARCLAELVMLDAPTVCVLLGQGTGGGALAVMPADRVISAQHSWLSPLPPEGASAILHRDTSHAPELATSQRVRSLDLLRAGIVDRIVAEHPDAADEPEDFCRRMSQAIQHELATLAREDPAARLAARLERYRRLG, from the coding sequence ATGTCAGTCCCCGCAAAGCGCGCACGCCGACTCGGCGGGCTCGAGCTCGCCACTGTCGTGCTCGACCCGGACAGCTGGGTGTCGTGGGACGGTCCCGTCCGCGACGTGGCGCCGGAGGGCTCGGCGTATGCCGCGGAGCTCGCCGCGGCCCGGGAACGCTCTGGTGCCGACGAGGCCATCATCACCGGCGAGGGACGCATCCGGGGGCGCCGCGTCGCCCTCATCGCGGGTGAGTTCCGCTTCTTGGCCGGGTCGATCGGCAGCACCGCAGCCGAGCGGGTGGTGCTCGCGTTCGAGCGCGCCCGCCGCGAGGAGCTGCCTCTCTTCGCCGCACCCTCGTCGGGTGGCACCCGGATGCAGGAAGGCACGCCCGCCTTCGTCGGCATGGTCAAGATCAGCGCCGCCTGCGCGGAGTTCAAGGAGGCCGGACTCCCCTACCTCGTCTACCTGCGGCACCCCACGACCGGTGGCGTCTTCGCCTCGTGGGGTTCGCTGGGACACGTCACCGTGGCCGAGCCCGGTGCGATGATCGGGTTCCTCGGCGCCCGGGTCTACGAGGCGCTCTACGACCACCCGTTCCCCGAGGGCGTCCAGACGGCCGAGAACCTCTTCGACCACGGACTCATCGACGCGATCCTGCCCGTCGAGGCGCTCGCGGAGGTGGCCGACCGGGCCCTGACCGTGCTGACCGGGCCCCGACAGGACCTCCCCGACGTCCCCGAGGTGCCCAAGGAGCAGCTCCCCGACACCCCGGCCTGGGAGTCGATCACCCGCTCGAGGCGGACCGACCGGCCGGGGGTGCGCGCCCTGCTGCGGCTCGGCGCGACCGACGTCCTCCCGCTGCACGGCACCGGGCAGGGTGAGTACGACCCCGGGATGCTGATGGCCCTGGCTCGGTTCGGTGGCGCCCCGTGCATCGTGCTGGGTCAGGACCGGGACCGCCAGACTTTCGACGAACCGTTGTCCCCCAAGGGACTTCGCGTGGCCAGGCGGGGCATGAAGCTGGCGCACGAGCTCAAGCTGCCCCTGGTCAGCATCATCGACACCGCCGGCGCCGCCCTGTCCAAGGAGGCCGAGGAGGGCGGGATGGCCGGCGAGATCGCCCGCTGCCTCGCCGAGCTGGTCATGCTCGACGCGCCCACCGTCTGCGTGCTGCTCGGCCAGGGCACCGGGGGCGGCGCGCTGGCGGTCATGCCCGCAGACCGGGTGATCAGCGCGCAGCACTCGTGGCTGTCGCCGCTACCTCCCGAGGGCGCCTCGGCCATCCTGCACCGCGACACCAGCCACGCCCCGGAGCTCGCCACCAGCCAGCGGGTGCGCTCCCTCGACCTGCTCCGCGCCGGGATCGTGGACCGCATCGTCGCGGAGCACCCCGACGCGGCCGACGAGCCCGAGGACTTCTGCCGAAGGATGTCGCAGGCCATCCAGCACGAGCTGGCCACCCTGGCGCGCGAGGACCCGGCCGCCCGCCTGGCCGCCAGGCTGGAGCGGTACCGACGCCTGGGCTGA